A genomic region of Dunckerocampus dactyliophorus isolate RoL2022-P2 chromosome 10, RoL_Ddac_1.1, whole genome shotgun sequence contains the following coding sequences:
- the LOC129189138 gene encoding cytochrome c oxidase assembly factor 7 — MAGLINFEDENEVKQFLDNLGVEYSFQCYKENDSEGCQRLADYLEGVKRNFEASAQVLKQNCEKNGHAESCYKLGAYHVTGKGGVTECLKTAYSCFLRSCNAGGKKSIDACHNVALLAHDGRAMEGGPDLGVARQYYEKACSSGFAPSCFNLSAMYIEGNSKGVAPDMKLALKYADQACELGHVWGCANASRMYKLGDGTEKDEKKAEALKNRARELHGVQKERQLKFGE, encoded by the exons ATGGCAGGACTCATTAACTTTGAAGATGAGAACGAGGTGAAGCAGTTTCTGGATAATTTGGGGGTGGAGTACAGCTTCCAGTGCTACAAGGAGAATGACTCTGAAG GTTGCCAGAGGTTAGCTGACTACCTGGAAGGAGTGAAAAGAAACTTTGAGGCTTCTGCACAAGTGCTCAAACAAAACTGTGAGAAGAACGGCCATGCAGAGAGCTGCTACAAGCTGGGTGCTTACCATGTCACAGGCAAgg GTGGAGTGACGGAGTGTCTAAAAACAGCCTACTCTTGCTTCCTGCGCTCCTGCAATGCCGGAGGAAAGAAGTCAATCGACGCCTGTCACAACGTGGCCCTGTTAGCTCACGATGGACGAGCCATGGAGGGAGGACCCGACCTCGGTGTGGCTCGGCAGTACTACGAGAAAGCGTGCTCCAGCGGTTTCGCACCCTCCTGCTTCAACCTGAGCGCTATGTACATCGAGGGCAATTCCAAAGGAGTGGCGCCGGACATGAAGCTGGCGCTGAAGTACGCCGATCAGGCTTGTGAGCTGGGACATGTGTGGGGCTGCGCCAATGCCAGCCGCATGTACAAGCTCGGGGATGGGACGGAGAAGGACGAGAAGAAAGCGGAGGCTTTGAAAAATCGAGCGAGGGAGCTGCATGGTGTGCAGAAGGAGAGGCAGCTCAAATTTGGGGAGTGA